Proteins found in one Planococcus citri chromosome 2, ihPlaCitr1.1, whole genome shotgun sequence genomic segment:
- the D1 gene encoding uncharacterized protein D1 yields the protein MSDSAGTRKRGRPAKAAAETNNTSVKESKKKKAPVEKKETKTDEDAPATKRGRGRPKGLNKPKAAKSSSSGSRGRGRPKKADKPAEESSAEENDNDTD from the exons ATGTCAGACTCAGCAGGTACAAGGAAACGAGGAAGGCCCGCAAAAGCTGCAGCCGAAACGAATAAT ACTTCTGTCAAAGAGTCAAAAAAGAAGAAGGcccctgttgaaaaaaaagaaaccaaaactGATGAAGATGCACCAGCAACTAAACGTGGTCGTGGCCGTCCCAAAGGTCTAAATAAACCAAAAGCG GCGAAATCTAGTTCGTCAGGCTCACGTGGCCGAGGCAGACCCAAAAAAGCCGATAAACCCGCTGAAGAATCTTCGGCCGAAGAAAATGATAACGATACCGATTAA
- the LOC135836095 gene encoding uncharacterized protein LOC135836095, with the protein MPSMPSFTPRNANRNGTDDINTEKNQNSSSFFLVIVIIIVVVLLMIIIMSVIKWFIKERRLRELRHRLIPLYTFDPNDEDDWESELLNPDQSDISQKSQDYNSISTNEDNDSLMNRLR; encoded by the exons ATGCCATCAATGCCATCATTTACCCCCCGAAATGCTAATCGAAATGGCACGGATGATATTAacactgagaaaaatcaaaattcgtccaGCTTCTTCCTCGTAATTGTTATTATCATTGTGGTAGTCCTTCTAATGATAATAATTATGAGCGTG ATCAAATGGTTCATCAAAGAAAGAAGATTGAGGGAGTTACGACATCGTTTGATACCATTATATACTTTTGATCCAAATGATGAAGATGATTGGGAATCTGAATTATTGAACCCAGATCAAAGTGACATCTCTCAAAAGTCTCAG GATTATAATTCGATCAGTACTAACGAAGACAACGATTCATTGATGAACAGATTGAGATAG
- the LOC135836093 gene encoding histone-lysine N-methyltransferase trithorax-like, giving the protein MQPNKSKNVNKSNKMSKMSFGRKRSCWKKNYNSDGGNPIKNASESGVITCAICGIKRHYKFIKQTRKFGLHSCEPCRKFISSMILYVKNREHVLLKCAKKGAENCVISETVPKNGTPRSKKDALSNLRCKACWLLLCLKKYEMPLGLKKSLAQFLTEDFRPSDLINSDGCELDFKNISKRRSHQSYREDPVKSCMQVLSENYIKSVGIDESEDSKKIVILRIKC; this is encoded by the exons ATGCAACCAAATAAATCCAAAAACGTCAATAAATCTAACAAAATGAGTAAAATGTCATTTGGGCGTAAAAGGAGctgctggaaaaaaaattataactcaG ATGGAGGAAATCCCATAAAAAACGCTTCAGAATCCGGCGTAATAACTTGCGCTATATGTGGAATAAAACGACATTATAAATTCATCAAACAGACACGTAAATTCGGTCTGCATAGCTGCGAACCGTGTCGTAAATTCATTAGTTCAATGATATTATATGTTAAAAATAGAGAACATGTACTTCTGAAGTGTGCTAAAAAAG GTGCGGAAAATTGCGTTATATCAGAAACAGTTCCAAAAAATGGAACTCCAAGGTCAAAAAAAGATGCACTTTCCAATCTCCGATGTAAGGCATGTTGGCTGTTACTATGCTTAAAAAAATACGAGATGCCGCTTGGTCTGAAGAAATCTCTTGCTCAATTTCTTACCGAGGATTTTAGACCATCCGATTTGATCAATTCAGACGGCTGCGAATTAG attttaaaaacatatccAAACGAAGATCTCATCAAAGCTATAGAGAAGACCCAGTAAAATCGTGTATGCAAGTCTTATCAGAGAATTATATCAAGAGTGTGGGTATAGACGAATCAGAAGATTCTAAGAAAATTGTCATCCTTCGAATCA AATGTTAA